One window of Cyanobacterium stanieri LEGE 03274 genomic DNA carries:
- a CDS encoding V4R domain-containing protein, whose translation MTFTPTKPNRIVEKISKNLWKNQYPKKHDHYTIEDFFHFDTINGDITDWNESRNVLVTEDFIVGLIEGLEEEVGPASSVVMYNIGKAWGVRDADFFCNWFQKEYEYPKDVHEMNLLYVLEAWWWPFTTQGWGNWDVDLSEQKNGFMFVNIFDSAVARTLGDVGKPVCHIYAGLLAGFFSRFINKQLNCIEIQCYSMGETYCKFLLGKQDRIDAATFWHNEGAGAKDIQKRLVNGEYLK comes from the coding sequence ATGACTTTTACACCTACAAAACCTAATCGTATCGTCGAAAAAATATCTAAAAATCTTTGGAAAAATCAATACCCCAAAAAGCATGATCACTACACCATAGAAGACTTTTTCCACTTCGATACTATTAATGGAGACATTACCGACTGGAACGAATCCCGCAACGTTTTAGTTACCGAAGATTTCATTGTCGGTTTAATTGAAGGTTTAGAAGAAGAAGTAGGCCCGGCGTCTAGCGTTGTGATGTATAACATCGGTAAGGCTTGGGGAGTTCGTGATGCTGATTTCTTCTGCAATTGGTTTCAAAAAGAATATGAATATCCCAAAGATGTTCACGAAATGAATTTACTCTATGTTTTAGAAGCCTGGTGGTGGCCTTTTACTACCCAAGGTTGGGGTAACTGGGATGTGGATTTGAGTGAGCAAAAAAATGGCTTTATGTTCGTCAATATCTTCGATTCTGCTGTGGCTCGTACCCTTGGGGATGTTGGTAAACCAGTATGTCATATTTACGCTGGATTATTAGCTGGATTTTTTAGCCGTTTTATCAATAAACAACTAAACTGTATAGAGATTCAGTGCTATTCCATGGGTGAAACCTATTGTAAGTTTTTGTTAGGAAAACAAGATCGCATTGATGCGGCTACTTTCTGGCACAACGAAGGGGCAGGGGCAAAGGATATTCAAAAAAGATTAGTCAATGGTGAATATCTTAAATAA